A stretch of Microtus pennsylvanicus isolate mMicPen1 chromosome 5, mMicPen1.hap1, whole genome shotgun sequence DNA encodes these proteins:
- the LOC142850918 gene encoding olfactory receptor 10A3-like, with protein MRGGNDSSVTEFILLGFSNYPELQRQMFGAFLVIYLVTLMGNAIIVSVIFLDQSLHIPMYLFLQNLSAVETGFSTAVMPEMLVVLTSTKATISFGGCFAQMYFILLFGGTECFLLGAMAYDRFVAICHPLSYPVIMNKRVFMKLVMCSWLSGTMMTSLQTTWVFSFPFCGSNKINHISCETPAVLELACADIFFFEIYAFTGTILIILTPFLLILLSYIRILFAILKMPSTTGRQKAFSTCASHLTSVTLFYGTASITYLQPKSRYSPDTKKLMSLAYTLLTPLLNPLIYSLRNKEMKRAVVKLWARKVVFNTT; from the coding sequence ATGAGAGGGGGAAATGACAGCTCTGTGACCGAGTTCATTCTCTTGGGATTTTCCAACTATCCTGAGCTCCAGCGGCAGATGTTTGGGGCTTTCTTGGTTATTTATCTGGTGACATTGATGGGAAATGCCATCATTGTGTCTGTCATCTTCCTGGACCAGAGCCTGCACATTCCCATGTACCTGTTCCTGCAGAACTTGTCAGCAGTGGAAACCGGATTCAGCACTGCCGTTATGCCTGAAATGCTGGTGGTCCTCACCTCCACGAAAGCCACCATTTCCTTTGGGGGCTGTTTTGCACAGATGTATTTCATTCTTCTCTTTGGTGGGACTGAGTGTTTTCTCCTGGGGGCAATGGCTTATGATCGATTTGTTGCAATCTGCCATCCTCTGTCCTACCCGGTCATTATGAACAAAAGAGTTTTTATGAAGTTAGTGATGTGCTCATGGCTCTCAGGAACCATGATGACCAGTCTGCAGACCACATGGGTGTTTAGTTTCCCCTTCTGTGGCTCCAATAAGATCAATCATATCTCCTGTGAAACTCCAGCAGTGCTGGAGCTTGCATGCGCcgacattttcttctttgaaatctaTGCCTTCACAGGCACCATTTTGATCATTTTGACTCCCTTCCTGTTGATTCTCTTGTCTTACATCCGAATTCTCTTCGCCATCCTGAAGATGCCATCCACCACAGGGAGGCAGAAGGCCTTTTCCACGTGTGCCTCTCATCTCACGTCTGTCACCCTCTTCTATGGCACGGCCAGTATAACTTACCTACAGCCCAAATCCAGGTACTCACCAGACACCAAGAAACTGATGTCATTGGCTTACACACTGCTCACCCCTCTGCTGAATCCActcatctacagcctgaggaacaaggaGATGAAAAGGGCCGTGGTGAAATTATGGGCAAGAAAAGTGGTTTTCAACACAACCTGA
- the LOC142850919 gene encoding olfactory receptor 10A3-like: MTSFLYFMPLRTIQGSTTATRGQNDSSVAEFILLGFSAFPELQRQMFGAFLVIYLVTLIGNALIITIIFLDLSLHIPMYLFLQNLAVVEMSFSAAITPEMLVVLTSEKATISFGGCFAQMYFILLFGGTECFLLGAMAYDRFAAICHPLSYPVIMNKRVFVKLVIFSWISGVMVATVQTTWVFSFPYCGHREINHLFCETPPVLELACADTFLFEVYAFTGTILIVMVPFLLILLSYTRILFAILKMPSTTGRQKAFSTCASHLTSVTLFYGTASITYLQPKSRYSPDTKKLMSLAYTLLTPLLNPLIYSLRNKEMKRAVVKLWQRKVALHTA, translated from the coding sequence ATGActtctttcttatattttatgcCCCTAAGAACAATACAGGGCTCCACTACTGCAACAAGGGGGCAGAATGACAGCTCTGTGGCTGAGTTCATCCTCTTGGGCTTTTCTGCCTTTCCTGAACTCCAGCGGCAGATGTTTGGGGCTTTCTTGGTTATTTATCTGGTGACTCTGATAGGAAATGCcctcatcattaccatcatcttCCTGGACCTGAGCCTGCACATCCCCATGTACCTGTTCTTGCAGAACTTAGCTGTGGTAGAAATGAGTTTCAGTGCAGCCATCACACCTGAAATGCTGGTGGTCCTCACCTCCGAGAAAGCCACCATTTCCTTTGGGGGCTGTTTTGCACAGATGTATTTCATTCTTCTCTTTGGTGGGACTGAGTGTTTTCTCCTGGGGGCAATGGCTTATGACCGCTTTGCTGCAATCTGCCATCCTCTGTCCTACCCGGTCATTATGAACAAAAGGGTCTTCGTGAAACTAGTGATATTCTCATGGATATCAGGGGTCATGGTAGCAACTGTGCAGACCACATGGGTATTTAGTTTTCCCTACTGTGGCCACAGGGAAATTAACCATCTCTTCTGTGAGACTCCTCCAGTGCTGGAGCTTGCATGTGCAGACACATTCCTGTTTGAAGTCTATGCCTTCACAGGCACCATTTTGATTGTCATGGTCCCCTTCCTGTTGATTCTCTTGTCTTACACTCGGATTCTCTTTGCCATCCTGAAGATGCCATCCACCACAGGGAGGCAGAAGGCCTTTTCCACGTGTGCCTCTCACCTCACGTCTGTCACCCTCTTCTATGGCACGGCCAGTATAACTTACCTACAGCCCAAATCCAGGTACTCACCAGACACCAAGAAGCTGATGTCATTGGCTTACACACTGCTCACCCCTCTGCTGAATCCActcatctacagcctgaggaacaaggaGATGAAAAGGGCTGTGGTGAAATTATGGCAAAGAAAAGTGGCTTTACACACAGCTTGA